The sequence GCCCACGCGCATTATCCACAATGCGGATGGCCCGCTTTTCCTGAGGTGGAGCGGTGATGGATCGGGAACATGATTTTCAATTTTCCACCTTCACCAGTGCGACACGGCGGTTTTTCGCCCGGCCTTCTTCGCTGCCATTGCTGGCGATGGGGCACTGATAGCCCACGCCGCAGGGCGTGAGTCTGGTGGCGGCAGCGGGGAGCCGCTGCGTGAGTGCGGATACCACTGCTGCTGCGCGGTTTTTAGACAGCTCGATATTGCCTTCGAATTTTCCCACGATGTCGGTATGGCCGACGACGAGCAGGCGCAGTGCGGGGTCTGATTTGAGCAGCTTCGCCACTTCATCAAGTGTGGCATCAGACTCTGGCTTCAATGTGGCGGAAGCGGTGTCGAAATGAAAGCCGTAGAGGTTTACCACACCTTGCTGGATGATCCCAGAGGCCATTTCCTCCGCTTTGACCAGCACCATCTTTTCCTCCATGTCCTTGGATTCGATCAGGTCGATAGCGATCACTGGCACTCCCGCTTTCGGTTGTAGGCTCTTGGGGTTCACGGTGCCTGCTTTGAAGTTCGCGACGAACAGCGCCAGATGGGCGCTGCCTTTCTTCGCTGCTAAATACTGGGCCCCAGGATGACTAAGGGCAAAGGTGCCACCGGGGCGATCCGCAAAAAGAGAACGAAACAGAATGCCTTTGCCAGCACTGAGTTCCTCGCCCGTGCCTGTCCATAGCGTCTCCCAGCCACCTGCGGCGAGCTCGCTCTGGTAGTTCCGAAAGACTTCCAGCGCCGTGCGATTGGGATCGTTACTGATGTAGGTGACTTTCGTCACTTTGCCCTCCAGCGCCAAACTATTGGCAAAGATGTTCACGTTCGACTTTTTCGTCAGTTTTCCCAGAGGCAGTGTGTAGCTGCCAAAGGCCTTTTCTTCAAAAAATGTTGTGCGCGTGCCCTCATAGCGTTTCAGCCCAGCGGGGTCTTTGGAGCCGGGAAGGTCCGCCGCATTTTGTGCACTCAGTAAGTGGGGGAAACTGAGGAAGAGTGAGGCAAGGACAATGAGGTTCGGTTTCATGCAATGGGATAGAGGTATGTACGAGCTGCGGTGACTGACCAGACTGACCGTCGAAGGGACTTTCACACATCCAATCCGTCAAGCATGAGTTCAAGGGCATCGCTCTAGGATTCGACCCGTGTGGCGTTTTTTGCACTGTTCAGTCAGGTGCTCTTCTTGGCGCTGCGCAAATGCAGAAAGGATTTTGCGCAACGAATGGCACCTTGGCGACGTTCTGGCCGGGCATGAATCATTCACCACCTCCGCAGCCGGGCCGTCGCCGTTTTTTAGCACTCGCGGCAGGGGCTTGTGGTGCAGCGGGGTGGTGGCGCTGGCAAGATGGGCTCAAGAAGGTCACACAGCAGTCCCAGGCACTCGGCGCTAATGTTTCGATCACGGCACTGCATGCGGATGAGGCCACCGCACAGCATGCGCTGAAAGCTGCCTTTGCCGAGCTAAAGCAGATCGAGTCGGTGATGAGCCTCTACCGGCCTGAAAGCCAGATTTGCCGACTGAATCGACATTCCGTGCTGGAAGCACCGGATGCGCAGTTTTTGGAGGTACTGCGTTTTGCGGCACAGATGGCTGAAAAGTCCGCTGGAGCCTTTGATATGACCGTACAGCCTCTTTGGGCACTGAAAGGTGCCGCAGCGGATGCGGCGGTGCTTTCCAAGGTGGGCTGGCAGCGTGTGCATATCAGCCCTGAGCGAGTGCAGATGGAAAAAGGCATGGCCATCACGCTCAATGGCATCGCCCAGGGTTACGCCACGGATGCGGCTCTGCGGGTGCTGCGGCAGCACGGCGTGCAGCATGCGCTGATCGATGCCGGCGAGCTCGCAGGCATGGGCCAGAGCCCGCGTGGTAGGCCGTGGAGCATCGGTATACAGCATCCGCGTGATCGAGCTGCCTTCGCCGCGATGGCCGAGCTGCCCGACCGTGCTCTAGCCACCTCAGGCGACTATGAGACGGCTTTCAGCGGCGATTTCAGCCGCCACCACATCATTGACCCTCACAGCGGACTGTCGCCAATGGAGCTAGCCAGTGTCTCGATTGCTGCACCGGATGCGATGACGGCAGATGCACTCTCCACGGCTATCTTTGTGCTCGGGCCACAGCGAGGGCTGGAGTTGCTGCATTCTTTTCCCGGCACGGATGCGCTATTCATCACCAAAAATGGCCGCCGCAATGCCACAGCGGGCTTTCCTTTTGCCGCCTGATCGGATGAAGACGCTCTCCATACTCCTTTTCTTAACCGTGGTGGTGGTAAGCCGTGCGGACACAATCGAGCTCATCAGTGGTGCCAAAGTAGAGGGCAAAGTGCTCGCCAATGATGCTGCTGCAAAGACCCTCACAGTGGAGTTCTTGCTCAGTGGCAAGCTGACGCAGCGCACAGTGCCGTATGCGACCGTGCGGGCCATCACCGTCGGTGGTGTGCGTAGCATGATCGGTGCAGCGGCGGCGGTCGCGGCAACTCCCACCACGCGCACTCCAGCGGAGGTGAAAGCATTCATCTCCTCAGTCGGACCCTCTGAGCCGGATTGGCTGAAATCCACAGGGCTGAATCTGCCCAAGACACTCGATCTCTCCTGGCCGGAGAAGCCACCCCAGGGCTGGAACAACCAAAAGAATGTCGGCCAATTCATCTGGGACATCATCAATCCGAACACCAACCGCTGGAAAGAAGGCGTGAAGCTCATGCACGACCTGCTCGCGACGAAGCCCGACGCTGCTCTCAAAGCCCGCGCCACCAAGGAGCTGGCGAACATGCACTTCCGCTTCTTTCAGGACTACGCCCGCGCCGCCTGGTGGTGGCAGCAGGCAGAAATCACGGCCAATGATCCGCCGGGCATCCATCTGGCCGAGTGTTATTGGCGTCTCGGTAGCAAGCAGATGGCACTCGATTTCATCGGTCGGTCGCAATATCTCACGCTCAACGCAATCAAGCTCCTCGGGGACATGCAGGAGACGGACCGCGCTCTCGAAATGGCCGATGAATATAATGACCCTGATGCATGGCTCTTAGCAGGAGATGCCTGTCGCCTCGCTGGTCGTATCCCCCAGGCGAAAGCTCTCTACGAGAAAGTGGTGAGCACTCCGCCGCCTGCGGGCCAGAAACCAGATCGCCTGAAGCGCACACAAAACCGTGCCCAGGCCAGTCTTGAGGCCCTGCGGCTCTACGAACTCTCCGACGTGTCCAAAGTGGCTGATGGCACCTACAAAGACAGCAGCCTCGGTTACGAAGGCCAAGTGGAAGTCAGTGTGAAGGTGAGTGGCAAAAAAATCGAAGGCGTCCAAATCACCCAACACAAAGAGAAGCAGTACTACTCCTCCATGCGTGATGTGCCGGAGCAGATCATCGCCAAACAAGGCGTCAAACAAGTGGATGCCACTAGCCGCGCCACTATTACCAGTGAGGCCATCATCAATGCCGTATCCAAAGCGCTCGCTCAGGAGCGAAATGAGGGGCGTTGAGCCTAGCTCATTCCCCCACATCGATCACTGTGAAATCTCCGGTTCGAGCGAGTAGGGATGGATTCGTCTCCGCTGTCAGTCGGCGCATGTGATCGAGTGCATGCTTGTCGATGATGACGCGCTGCTTCTGGAGCCCCTGCGAGATGATGGGCCCCTCGATCCAGCGTGGCTCATGGCCAAAGGGGGACTGTGAGGGAAAGTAAACGGCAGCGCGGCCTACATTCTCGTCGATGAGCTGTGAGGGGGCACCGCCAGTGAGATGGCTCACGGCGGTGATGCAGCCTAGCTCCACGGCCCGTGCGGAGGCGCAGCGGTCCACGCGCTCCACGCCCAGCAGCGTCTCGGTGGCGCTGGGCACGAGCACCACGTCCACACCGCGTCCGCGTAGCTGGGCACTGATTTCGGCGATCTCGATGTCCAAACAGATCACCACAGCGAAGCGCACTCCGCCGAAGTCAAACAGCCGCAGAGCATCTCCAGGCGTGAAAATCGACTCCCAGGGCGTGAGGTGCAGCTTGTCCTGATAAAGATCGCTTTCGTCGAGCAGGATTGGAGCACGGTTTTTCAATGCTGCGCGGTCTGCATCCCAAAAGGGAGCCGTCCCGAGGACCACGCCCTTTCCAGGCCTGCGCAGCAGGGAGCACAGGGTGGGATAGATCTCTCCCCAGAAGACACGGGCCACTCCAGCGGGCGTGGGTGGCTCCACCAGCGGCTCCAGCCCCATCCAGGTGAACTCTGGCAGCAGGACCATGTCTGCACCGCTGTCCCAAGCGGTCTCTACGCATTCCGTCACCTCCGCCGCGTAGGCTGCCGGGGATTTGGCACCGGAGCCTGGATCAAAGGTGCAAATATCGAGCGTGAGAGGCATGGGAGAGGCTCGTCAATGTGGGGGTTCGATGGCGCTATTGATCTTTTTCAGCGCTGCCCACAGGCCGGGGTCTTGCAACATGCCATTGAAGAGCACCTTGCCCTCCGGGCTCAGTAATACAGTGCGTGGCAATGTTTGGATTTCAAAGAGCTGGGTGAAGGGCCGCTCTTTGGGCTCGATGAGCCAGGGGATGTGCATGTCCTGCTCTTTGCGAATGCGCTCGGCGATGGTTTCCGCCACCTCATCATCTTTATTCATCGCGATCACTGCGATGCCGTACTTCGCCAGTTCCTCCGCCTCTTTTTTCAGGGTAGGCATGAGCTGCATGCAGGGGCCACACCACGAGGCCCAGAAGTCGATGAGCACCGCTTTTTTTCCATGCACGAGATCACCCAGCGTCGTCGTCTCTCCCATGGAGGTGACGATCGGTAGCGCCATGTCCACTTTCAGCGTGGCCATTTTGATCTCACGCCGATGCGACTCGATGGTCTGGATAAAAACGGGGGCCTGTGAGGGCTGTAGCCAGATGGCTTCGAGGATGTGTTTTTTGAATTCATCCTTGTTCCCGTCGCCCTTCGCTTTGAGTGCATGAATGTAGGCGATGAAGGACTGCACCGCCTCGGCACTAGGGATGGCCGCAGATTGAGCTGGATCGAAGTTTTTGGCCAGCACCTCCGCCTCGGGGAGGAGTTTCAGCAGATAGGGGACATTCAGGTTCCGCAGGCCATAGATCAGACGTGCTTCGATGATCTGCTGGCGTGGCACCCCCATTTTGTTCGCATCTTTGGCCAGCTTTTCGAGCTCCTCTAGGGGGATGGACGGATTAAACATCTGCTGGAGTATCTCCTGGGCGGTCTTGGTCGCCTCAGCACGGATTTGCTCGGGTGACTCGGGGGCCGACGGT is a genomic window of Verrucomicrobiaceae bacterium containing:
- a CDS encoding OmpA family protein, producing MKPNLIVLASLFLSFPHLLSAQNAADLPGSKDPAGLKRYEGTRTTFFEEKAFGSYTLPLGKLTKKSNVNIFANSLALEGKVTKVTYISNDPNRTALEVFRNYQSELAAGGWETLWTGTGEELSAGKGILFRSLFADRPGGTFALSHPGAQYLAAKKGSAHLALFVANFKAGTVNPKSLQPKAGVPVIAIDLIESKDMEEKMVLVKAEEMASGIIQQGVVNLYGFHFDTASATLKPESDATLDEVAKLLKSDPALRLLVVGHTDIVGKFEGNIELSKNRAAAVVSALTQRLPAAATRLTPCGVGYQCPIASNGSEEGRAKNRRVALVKVEN
- a CDS encoding FAD:protein FMN transferase gives rise to the protein MNHSPPPQPGRRRFLALAAGACGAAGWWRWQDGLKKVTQQSQALGANVSITALHADEATAQHALKAAFAELKQIESVMSLYRPESQICRLNRHSVLEAPDAQFLEVLRFAAQMAEKSAGAFDMTVQPLWALKGAAADAAVLSKVGWQRVHISPERVQMEKGMAITLNGIAQGYATDAALRVLRQHGVQHALIDAGELAGMGQSPRGRPWSIGIQHPRDRAAFAAMAELPDRALATSGDYETAFSGDFSRHHIIDPHSGLSPMELASVSIAAPDAMTADALSTAIFVLGPQRGLELLHSFPGTDALFITKNGRRNATAGFPFAA
- a CDS encoding FMN-binding protein is translated as MKTLSILLFLTVVVVSRADTIELISGAKVEGKVLANDAAAKTLTVEFLLSGKLTQRTVPYATVRAITVGGVRSMIGAAAAVAATPTTRTPAEVKAFISSVGPSEPDWLKSTGLNLPKTLDLSWPEKPPQGWNNQKNVGQFIWDIINPNTNRWKEGVKLMHDLLATKPDAALKARATKELANMHFRFFQDYARAAWWWQQAEITANDPPGIHLAECYWRLGSKQMALDFIGRSQYLTLNAIKLLGDMQETDRALEMADEYNDPDAWLLAGDACRLAGRIPQAKALYEKVVSTPPPAGQKPDRLKRTQNRAQASLEALRLYELSDVSKVADGTYKDSSLGYEGQVEVSVKVSGKKIEGVQITQHKEKQYYSSMRDVPEQIIAKQGVKQVDATSRATITSEAIINAVSKALAQERNEGR
- a CDS encoding TlpA family protein disulfide reductase, translating into MKIPSRALSAYLLLSLTSYLPAQQPASAPPAPAAPAQTPTAPSAPESPEQIRAEATKTAQEILQQMFNPSIPLEELEKLAKDANKMGVPRQQIIEARLIYGLRNLNVPYLLKLLPEAEVLAKNFDPAQSAAIPSAEAVQSFIAYIHALKAKGDGNKDEFKKHILEAIWLQPSQAPVFIQTIESHRREIKMATLKVDMALPIVTSMGETTTLGDLVHGKKAVLIDFWASWCGPCMQLMPTLKKEAEELAKYGIAVIAMNKDDEVAETIAERIRKEQDMHIPWLIEPKERPFTQLFEIQTLPRTVLLSPEGKVLFNGMLQDPGLWAALKKINSAIEPPH